The genomic stretch ATGACAGAGAATGCGATGTCCACCTCCAAAATCGCGCTCAGGAGGTTCTTCGCGCTCACAAACCTCCCCAACTTTAAAGGGACAGCGGGTGTGAAAACGGCAACCAGCGGGAGGATTCACCGCACTCGGGACTCGACCGCTAAGACGCACACGGGAAACTTGCAACTCTGGATTTGGGCGCGGTACAGCAGCCAGCAAGGCCGCGGTATACGGATGATGGGGAGGCGTGTAAATAGCTTCACAAGGACCAATTTCAACGATTTTTCCTAAATACATCACTGCGACCTCATCTGAGAAAAAGCGCACCGCGCTGAGATCGTGTGAGATCAAAATCATGGTCGTCTTTTGACTGTTTTGAATTTCCAAAAGCAAATTCAATACGGCGGCCTGGACAGATACGTCAAGAGCTGAAACAGGCTCATCGCAAATCAATAGCGCCGGTTGGGAGGCAATAGCCCGAGCAATACCAATGCGTTGTTTTTCTCCTCCGCTGAGTTGGCGCGGCATGCGATAATAATAACTTTCATCCAATTTGACCGCCCGTAGTAAGCGGCATACTTCTTCCTGAATTTGACCTTTCGAGACCGTGCGAAAGCGCCGCAGGGTAAAGGCGATTTGATCCCCAACACAATAAGAAGGATTCAGAACGCTGTTGGGATCCTGGAAGACCATTTGCATTTGCTGAATGATTTCCAAAGAACGCTTATGAACAGGGACAGAAATATCCAGTCCGATAAACTCAATTTTTCCATCAAATAAAGGCTCTAAACCGACAATTGCGCGCGCCACAGTGCTTTTCCCGCAACCCGACTCGCCAACGATGCCCAAAGTTCGCCCGCGTTGAATATGGAAATCTATCCCATCCGCGGCGCGCACATAGCGGCGTTTTTCCAAACCAAAATACCCTCCAACGGTTTGAAAGGGCACCGGATAATAGACCTTAACTCCTTCTAAGTTAAGCAGGCGGGGCGGATTCTCATCCCAGCGCTCAGGGCATGGTTCCACCTCTTCCTCAAAACACTCGCTTTTCAATGTTTCGTGGACCCACTCCGTTGCCCGCCAACACCGCACATAATGTCGGGGTTGAATCTCTTCTTGCACAGGATGATTGTGGAAACAATGCTCTTGTGCAAATTCACAGCGAGGTGAAAAGATGCATCCTTGGGGCAGTTGGTGGGGTGAGGGTACTCTACCCGGGATCGGTACCAACCGTCGCGTGCCTTTAGGCGCATCTACATCGGGCAAACACCGCATCAGTCCCATTGTGTAGGGATGCAAAGGATGGTGAAAAATATCACCTGCATCGGCCAGTTCAACGATTTCACCAGCATACATCACGGCGACTTTGTGCGAGACGCGCGCCACCACTCCCATATTGTGGGAGATGTACAAGGTTGCCGTTTGATATTGATCCTGTAATTCGGCGATCAAATCCAGAACTGCTGCTTCAACCGTTACATCCAAAGCAGTGGTCGGTTCGTCCATAATCAGTAAGGAAGGATTATTCAGCAAGGCCATGGCAATCAAGACGCGCTGTTGTTGGCCTCCCGATAACTGATGCGGATAACGACGCATTGTCCCCTCAGCGTCTGGCATATAGACGCGCTTTAATGCCTCCAACACCTGATCATAGGCATCCTTTTTACTCAGGCCACGGTGGGTCATCAATGTCTCTGCCATCTGGTCCTGTATGCGCATGGTCGGATTAAGGGCTGACATCGGCTCTTGATAGACCATCGAGATTTCCGCTCCGCGCAAACGTTGCAACTCGGTCTCGGTACGATTCCGCAACGATTGACCTCGAAACAGAATTTCGCCTTGGCGAATGAACCCATTGGCACCCAGAAAATTAACAATCGAATAAGCCACCGTGCTTTTGCCACAGCCCGACTCGCCCACCAATCCCAGATTCTCACCGCGCCAAATCTCAAAACTGACATCTCGCACGGCATCCACGATCCGCCTGCGAGTTTTATAACTGACGGCTAAGTTTTGAACCCTTAAGATCGGGATGCTTTCTTCCATGTACCAATCATCCTCATTGATAACGCATGCTTTCTTCCCGCAAGCCATCCGCAAACAAATTCAGGCCGATAACGAGACTGATAATCGAGAGCGTTGCGGTTAGAACCGGCCAGACATTTACGGTCATGCGGGTATGTCCTTCCTGAACCATCCCACCCCAATCGGGTGTGGGTGGCGGCAGACCCAAACCGAGAAAACCGAGCGTTCCGATATAGAAGGCAGCATAACCGACACGCATCAGGAAGTCAACGATGAGGGGACCACGACAGTTTGGCAGTATCTCCCGTAACATAATCACTGCATCTGAGTCGCCACGCAACTTGGCTGCAGCCACATATTCTCGGGTGCGGATATCCATGGTTAAAGCGCGGACCAAACGAGCTATACCGGGCGTGCCTCCAATCGCTATGGCAATTACCACGTTCAAGGCAGATGGACCTAAAGCAGAGATAATGATCATGTAAAGCAAAATGGTCGGAAACGCCATAAAGGCATCCAGAACGCGCATAATCGTTTCATCGATCCAACCGCCATAATAGCCGGCCGGCAGACCTAAGGCAATCCCTACCAGAAAAGCAACAAAAACTGAAGCTGGCCCGAGCAGCAAAATTGTGCGCGCCCCAAACAACAGACGCGCCAACACATCACGTCCCAAATGATCTGTACCAAGAAAATGCTGACCGGAGGGAGGCTTATTGATTTGGGTATAGTCCTGTTCGTAAGGCGTATAGTGGCTGATTTGGGGGGCAAAAACAGCCAGGATCACCCAAATCAAAACGATGAACAGACCAACCATTGCCGTCGGTGAAGCCCAAATCAAAGCCAGAAAATCCTGCAATCTCCGTCCAAGGCTGGGTGGACGAATCTCTTCAGAAGCAGAGCCACCTCCAGACGAGGATTTTCGCATTAATGTAAAGCTATGTGCCATCCTTTTGCTCTCCCTAGGTGTAACGGATGCGCGGGTTGATCGCGGCGTAGATCACATCGGCGATCAACTGTGTTCCCACAGCCAGAGCGATCAGGATCATGGAACAAGCTTCGATGGTATATACATCCTTGTACAAAGCTGCGTTGAGGATGAGATTTCCCAACCCAGGATAACCAAAGACCGACTCAACCACAACCAGACCTCCGATAAACCAGTTGACATGCAACATGATCACCGTAATCGGAGCCATCATGGCATTACGCAGCACATGCCTGAAGATAATACGACTTCTACTCAAACCCTTCAAAATGGCTGTACGCACGTATGCACTGTTCATTACCTCAACCACACTGGCACGCGTCATCCGCACCACATAGCCAATCTCTACCAGACTTACCGTTAGCACCGGGAGAACCAGCAATTTCGGTTGTTTCAGGACAGCCAATTCTTCCATGAACACGGTTGCTCCAGGCAAGAGTTTCAACCACAGGGCAAAGATCATAATCAAGAGAATGCCGGTCGCAAAATCTGGCGAAGCCGCGGTCACCAGGCTGGATACCGAAATAAAACGATCGAGGAATTTTCCCTCGTTCAATCCGGCTATTAAACCCAGCAAAACCGCCACAGGGATCGAGAAAGCAATCGCCAGAGCAGCTAAAATAAGAGAATTGACAAAACGCCTGGCAATCACTTCAGAAACAGGTCGTTTGTAACGCAGGGAAATCCCTGCATCGCCGCGGATCAATCCCTTACTGAGAGGGATATAATCCAGCGGCGAATCGGTTTGGGCAATCCATCCCGAATATTCATAGCGATATTCAATTCCTCCCTCACCTTCCACCCAGAGAGCAGCTCGATTGGCATTGTCAATCCCCCAAAAGTAGCGTCGCCCATTTTCGTTTACCTTCCAACTGGCATTATCATCGACTTTTAATACACTGCCATCCTCCTGACGGATCAGGCGGAATAATTGTCCGTTCTCAACATCCCATTGCACCAAATTTCCATTAGGGTCAACTGCCCACCATTGTCGGTATTTCTGTACCGTTCCTTCGCTAATCGTGATCTCCTTCAGGGAATATCCCACCAGTCGTTCAGCCTGCCAATCCGAACCAAAAAGCCATGAAATATAGCGAATGAACACCGGGCGATCAAGACCCAATTGATTTTGCATCGATCGCTCTTGCTCTGGAGTAGCATAAGCCCCGAGGATATTGCGGGCTACATTCCCAGGGGCGATCTCGACAATGGCAAAAACCAGAATCGAGACCAGCATCATCGTCAGTAACATTGTAAATAAGCGCCGCAAGATGTATCGTGCCATCTAATCATCCTTTATTCGGACGCCATTTATGATGGATGCACGCCAGACAACGATTAAACTAGACACCATGTGCATTGATCCACGCTTGTTCGCGCTCAACGACCTTGCGGAGATCCTTTTGAATGCTCGGCGGGAGTGGTTCAACCTGGTGGCTTTGTAAGATTTCATCGACCATTTGAGCAGCCCGAGCTTCCATCGAGGTACCACCCCGCTTCAGCCACACCGAGTGTGGATTCTTGTCGATCAATTTCGAGTAAAACGGTTCTTTGTAATGCCGCAATGTATGAGGATGGCTCAGATAACTTCCGGTAGGTCCTAGTTCCTCAATCACATCAATGGCTAAGGTTTCGTCATCGACGACAACGCCTTTGGTTGCCGCGCGCAGGAAACCCAAAAATTCGTTGCACAAGACAATCAATTGCAGTGATCCCTGTAACCCTGCATCCATGAAGCCCACATCGTGAACAATATTTGCTCCATGTAACAATGCTGTGACTAAACTGATGGTCGCTTCGAAAGCACATTGCTGATCAAGCACCTTCGAGTCGGTGCTGCCTCCCAAACCGAACACCGGTAAATCGTAATATTTGCCCATCGAAGTCGCCACACCCTGCTCATCTGCCAGGACATAGTTGCCGACCATTGTCTTGAGGTTATAGGGACCTCCATTCCAACCCGGCACAGCAACGGCTGCGCCTTCGCGCACCAGTTGAGATAAAGTAATTCCCAGCAACGTTCCGGCATTCATTGAAGCCAGACAGCCTGCAGTGGTTACCGGTGAGTTCACGCCGCCAGCATTGAGTGGAATATACAGTTGAGGCAACCCCTTTTCGGCCAGATACATACACTTTTGCGTAGCTTCGATGTTTGCTACCAAACCTGAGGTCACATTAATGTAGCAGGTTGCAAACGGCTTGCGTTGAAAAGCTTCAGCGCCACCGGCTACAATTTCGCACATTTCTACTGCCGCAACACAACCCTCGAAATCCGGGGTCACAAAGACAATTGGCTTGGTTGTATTATTCAGCATCACTTCCATCTGATAGCGATCGTAAATCCGCTGATCAACTTCCTCAGGAAGAAATGCCGACATCACAAAGTCGATTTCCGGCAGGGCATCCATCAAGATTGCAGCTTCTTTTACATCTTGAAGGGTTGGCTTACGTCTCTGACCGGTGCGGTGATCCAGGATGTTCAAACAATCCGACCCACCGCCAAAATAGGAGCTATAGCCTCCCGCCCGCATGGCAACCTTACCGTTGCGGTCATACAGGGTGATTCGTTTTGGCACCGTCAATAACGCTTTTTCCACCAGATGCTCCGGCAAACGGACACGAATGCCATCAACCTTTGCTCCGGCTTTGGCGAGCAGGGTGCGGGCTTTCTCATCATGGACATCTACCCCCACCCGCCAGAGAATTTCCAGACTGGCAAGATGAATGCGTTCGCATTCTTCATGACCCATCCGAGCGTAATGAGCGCTGGTCATCTGCGTACCATGTGTCTCAATCATAGCGTTACCTTCACCAATTAGATTTCAAGAGAGAGTTCCGTGCCGTTTGCTATTCGGAACAAACGGCACGGAAGGAGGAGAATATGATCAGGCTTCCTTCCAGGTTTCGTGGAAGATGGCAAACTCTTCGGGGGAAGGAACAATGCCGTGGAATTTCTTGTCATAAATTTTCCAAACGTTCATAAAGAACGGGATACAAACAGAACCGCGTTCTTTCTGAATGACTTCCAATTTGCCCACAATCTCCCGTCGCTTTTCCAGATCGACGGTTTTCATGGCTTCCTTGAGCAACTGGCTAAACTCTTCATCCACCCAGCGGGTCTCGTTCCACGGCACCGGATTTCCTTCGTCATCAGCAATATAAGCCAAAGGCAACAACATGGGTGCCAGGGTGCGGTGTGCCCACCAGGTGATACCGAGGTTCCATTCCGTCCAACCATCCCAATACTGGCTGGCGGGCATTGGCTTCAGGTTGATTGTGAAACCACCTGCGGCCGCATCTTCTTTGAGGATCTGGGCGTAAGCCATCGACTCGGGCCAGTCGCTGGCTACCACCAGTTCTACGGTGACCCCATCAGGATAGCCGGCTTCGGCTAACAAAGCTTTGGACTTTTCGGTATCGAAGGGATAGGGCGGAACATCGACATATTCGGGTTGGGCAGGAGCAACATGGCTGTCATTGCCAATCGTGCCTTCCCCTTGAAGGGCGATGGCCAGGATCTTCTCCCGATTATGGCAATGCTTGAGAGCCTGACGCACCAGATTATTCGTCCAGGGTTCCTGATCGACTCGCATCCGCAACACGCGGGTCGCAGCCGTTGGCGTAGAGAGCACCACAAACCGATCATCTCCCCTGGCAGCTTCCCAAATTGCCACCGTTGGTTCGATAATCGTGTCAACCTGCCCGCTCTGCAAAGCAGCGATATCGGCGGTGCGATCCTCACCCAATTGCACCATG from Anaerolineae bacterium encodes the following:
- a CDS encoding Dipeptide transport system permease protein DppC; protein product: MAHSFTLMRKSSSGGGSASEEIRPPSLGRRLQDFLALIWASPTAMVGLFIVLIWVILAVFAPQISHYTPYEQDYTQINKPPSGQHFLGTDHLGRDVLARLLFGARTILLLGPASVFVAFLVGIALGLPAGYYGGWIDETIMRVLDAFMAFPTILLYMIIISALGPSALNVVIAIAIGGTPGIARLVRALTMDIRTREYVAAAKLRGDSDAVIMLREILPNCRGPLIVDFLMRVGYAAFYIGTLGFLGLGLPPPTPDWGGMVQEGHTRMTVNVWPVLTATLSIISLVIGLNLFADGLREESMRYQ
- a CDS encoding Dipeptide transport system permease protein DppB, yielding MARYILRRLFTMLLTMMLVSILVFAIVEIAPGNVARNILGAYATPEQERSMQNQLGLDRPVFIRYISWLFGSDWQAERLVGYSLKEITISEGTVQKYRQWWAVDPNGNLVQWDVENGQLFRLIRQEDGSVLKVDDNASWKVNENGRRYFWGIDNANRAALWVEGEGGIEYRYEYSGWIAQTDSPLDYIPLSKGLIRGDAGISLRYKRPVSEVIARRFVNSLILAALAIAFSIPVAVLLGLIAGLNEGKFLDRFISVSSLVTAASPDFATGILLIMIFALWLKLLPGATVFMEELAVLKQPKLLVLPVLTVSLVEIGYVVRMTRASVVEVMNSAYVRTAILKGLSRSRIIFRHVLRNAMMAPITVIMLHVNWFIGGLVVVESVFGYPGLGNLILNAALYKDVYTIEACSMILIALAVGTQLIADVIYAAINPRIRYT
- a CDS encoding Dipeptide-binding ABC transporter, periplasmic substrate-binding component, yielding MQPKKIHPLIPEAQEMLRKNQISRREFLRLSTLLGLSLASARYLAACAQPTPTPAPTTVPPTSVPPTPTLAMTEAPTSGIVRGGILRCATRVERVDHPARFSLVSQSHAWRHVFDYLTYTDEKGITHPYLLEKWEVSQDLMTWTLYVRQGVKFSNGKDFTADDVVFNFNQWLDKDVGSSILGSMSYLSKEGVQKKDDYTVVLNLNEPSIFVPEHLFHYAACVLPKEFGGDITREPIGTGAFTMEEYVPGERCRMKRRPDYWRMGADGSPLPYLDEIVMVQLGEDRTADIAALQSGQVDTIIEPTVAIWEAARGDDRFVVLSTPTAATRVLRMRVDQEPWTNNLVRQALKHCHNREKILAIALQGEGTIGNDSHVAPAQPEYVDVPPYPFDTEKSKALLAEAGYPDGVTVELVVASDWPESMAYAQILKEDAAAGGFTINLKPMPASQYWDGWTEWNLGITWWAHRTLAPMLLPLAYIADDEGNPVPWNETRWVDEEFSQLLKEAMKTVDLEKRREIVGKLEVIQKERGSVCIPFFMNVWKIYDKKFHGIVPSPEEFAIFHETWKEA
- a CDS encoding Trimethylamine methyltransferase family protein, whose amino-acid sequence is MIETHGTQMTSAHYARMGHEECERIHLASLEILWRVGVDVHDEKARTLLAKAGAKVDGIRVRLPEHLVEKALLTVPKRITLYDRNGKVAMRAGGYSSYFGGGSDCLNILDHRTGQRRKPTLQDVKEAAILMDALPEIDFVMSAFLPEEVDQRIYDRYQMEVMLNNTTKPIVFVTPDFEGCVAAVEMCEIVAGGAEAFQRKPFATCYINVTSGLVANIEATQKCMYLAEKGLPQLYIPLNAGGVNSPVTTAGCLASMNAGTLLGITLSQLVREGAAVAVPGWNGGPYNLKTMVGNYVLADEQGVATSMGKYYDLPVFGLGGSTDSKVLDQQCAFEATISLVTALLHGANIVHDVGFMDAGLQGSLQLIVLCNEFLGFLRAATKGVVVDDETLAIDVIEELGPTGSYLSHPHTLRHYKEPFYSKLIDKNPHSVWLKRGGTSMEARAAQMVDEILQSHQVEPLPPSIQKDLRKVVEREQAWINAHGV
- a CDS encoding Oligopeptide transport ATP-binding protein OppD, which gives rise to MEESIPILRVQNLAVSYKTRRRIVDAVRDVSFEIWRGENLGLVGESGCGKSTVAYSIVNFLGANGFIRQGEILFRGQSLRNRTETELQRLRGAEISMVYQEPMSALNPTMRIQDQMAETLMTHRGLSKKDAYDQVLEALKRVYMPDAEGTMRRYPHQLSGGQQQRVLIAMALLNNPSLLIMDEPTTALDVTVEAAVLDLIAELQDQYQTATLYISHNMGVVARVSHKVAVMYAGEIVELADAGDIFHHPLHPYTMGLMRCLPDVDAPKGTRRLVPIPGRVPSPHQLPQGCIFSPRCEFAQEHCFHNHPVQEEIQPRHYVRCWRATEWVHETLKSECFEEEVEPCPERWDENPPRLLNLEGVKVYYPVPFQTVGGYFGLEKRRYVRAADGIDFHIQRGRTLGIVGESGCGKSTVARAIVGLEPLFDGKIEFIGLDISVPVHKRSLEIIQQMQMVFQDPNSVLNPSYCVGDQIAFTLRRFRTVSKGQIQEEVCRLLRAVKLDESYYYRMPRQLSGGEKQRIGIARAIASQPALLICDEPVSALDVSVQAAVLNLLLEIQNSQKTTMILISHDLSAVRFFSDEVAVMYLGKIVEIGPCEAIYTPPHHPYTAALLAAVPRPNPELQVSRVRLSGRVPSAVNPPAGCRFHTRCPFKVGEVCEREEPPERDFGGGHRILCHLPPDELYRITP